One genomic window of Paramormyrops kingsleyae isolate MSU_618 chromosome 22, PKINGS_0.4, whole genome shotgun sequence includes the following:
- the LOC111856768 gene encoding cytochrome P450 2K1-like: MAVVQELFQIPSVVTLLVSVLVLLILYLLIDTQIRGKEPPGPRPLPLLGNLLQLDLKRLDLCLFQLSQKYGPVSTIHFGPKKIVVLAGYKAVKEALINFAEEFGDRDMTHIFKDFSKGHGIAFANGDSWKEMRRFALSTLRDFGMGKRGIEDKIIEEIHYLTEVFENFKGKPFDTSEALSRSVSNIISSIIYGNRFEYDDLEFQKMVYLAKKFNKLIGAPGINLYNMFPRLRPWLKVWTTLINTIEVSLEEERELIRKLQETLNAEDKRGFIDAFLLRQQEVKKSGEPVSQYYHEKNLLYTVTNLFIAGTDTTATTLCWGLLFMAKYPHIQDRVQEELDRVIGGRQIRVEDRKILPYTNAVIHEIQRMGNIIPLNLPHVTSCDVVFQGYHIRKGTAVIPLLTSVLRDESEWESPNTFNPGHFLDDQGRFKKRDAFMPFSAGHRVCLGESLARMEIFLFFTSLLQKFRFTPPPGLSESDLDLTPAVGLVSNPPTHKLCAVSRA, from the exons ATGGCTGTAGTACAGGAACTTTTCCAGATTCCCAGTGTGGTCACCCTGCTTGTTTCTGTACTGGTGCTTTTGATCCTGTATCTGCTGATCGACACACAAATCCGAGGAAAGGAGCCCCCAGGACCCAGACCTCTGCCTCTTCTGGGAAACCTACTGCAGCTGGATCTCAAGAGGCTCGATCTGTGCCTCTTCCAG CTATCTCAGAAGTATGGGCCTGTCTCCACCATTCACTTTGGCCCAAAGAAAATTGTGGTTCTTGCAGGCTATAAGGCAGTGAAAGAAGCTCTCATCAATTTTGCTGAAGAATTTGGGGACCGGGACATGACGCATATATTCAAAGATTTTTCAAAAGGGCACG GCATCGCGTTTGCCAATGGAGACTCATGGAAGGAGATGAGGCGCTTTGCTCTGTCCACCCTTCGTGACTTTGGGATGGGAAAACGAGGGATTGAGGACAAAATTATTGAGGAGATCCACTACCTTACAGAGGTGTTTGAAAACTTTAAAG GCAAACCATTTGACACCAGTGAAGCACTGAGTCGCTCAGTCTCCAATATAATTTCTTCCATCATCTATGGCAACAGGTTTGAATATGACGACCTAGAGTTCCAGAAGATGGTCTATCTGGCAAAGAAATTTAACAAGCTCATCGGGGCACCTGGCATTAAT CTGTACAACATGTTTCCAAGGTTGCGCCCTTGGCTGAAGGTATGGACCACGCTGATAAACACTATTGAGGTCAGCTTGGAGGAGGAGCGAGAACTTATTAGAAAACTTCAGGAAACTCTGAATGCTGAGGACAAGAGAGGCTTTATAGATGCCTTCCTGCTCCGACAGCAGGAAGTCAAG AAGTCTGGGGAGCCAGTATCCCAGTACTATCATGAGAAGAACCTTCTCTACACCGTGACCAACCTTTTTATAGCTGGAACTGACACCACTGCAACTACACTGTGCTGGGGGCTGCTGTTTATGGCCAAATACCCCCATATCCAAG ACCGTGTACAGGAGGAGCTGGACAGGGTCATTGGGGGTCGGCAGATTCGAGTGGAGGACAGGAAGATCCTGCCGTATACAAATGCTGTGATCCATGAGATACAGAGGATGGGCAACATAATTCCTTTGAATCTCCCACATGTCACAAGCTGTGACGTGGTCTTCCAGGGATACCACATCAGGAAG GGAACTGCTGTCATTCCATTGCTGACATCTGTACTAAGAGATGAGAGTGAATGGGAGAGTCCCAATACCTTCAACCCCGGCCACTTCCTGGATGATCAGGGTCGGTTCAAGAAGAGGGATGCCTTCATGCCCTTCTCTGCAG GACACAGAGTATGCCTTGGAGAGAGTCTGGCCAGGATGGAGATCTTCCTCTTCTTCACCTCACTCCTGCAGAAGTTCAGGTTCACTCCACCTCCTGGGCTGTCTGAATCTGATCTGGACCTCACTCCAGCTGTTGGGTTGGTCTCCAACCCGCCTACACATAAATTGTGTGCTGTAAGCCGGGCTTGA
- the LOC140581683 gene encoding cytochrome P450 2K1-like — protein sequence MAVVQELFQIPSVVTLLVSVLVLLILYLLIDTQIQGKEPPGPRPLPLLGNLLQLDLKRLDLCLFQLSQKYGPVSTIHFGPKKTVVLAGYKAVKEALINFAEEFGDRDITPIFKDFSKGHGIAFANGDSWKEMRRFALSTLRDFGMGKRGIEDKIIEEIHYLTVVFANFKGKPFDTSEALNHSVSNIISSIVYGNRFEYDDPEFQKMVYLAKKLNELLGATGINLYNMFPSLRPWLKVWTSLMNTREENNEHQRELTRKLQKTLNAEDKRGFIDAFLLRQQEVKTSGEPVSQYYHEKNLLYTVTNLYAAGTDTSATTLCWGLLFMAKYPHIQDRVQEELDRVIGGRQTRVEDRKNLPYTDAVIHEIQRMGNIVPLNLPHVTSCDVVFQGYHIRKGTAVIPLLTSVLRDESEWESPNTFNPGHFLDDQGRFKKRDAFMPFSAGRRICLGESLGKMEIFLFFTSLLLKFRFTPPPGLSESDLDLTPTVGLVSNPPTHKLCAVSRA from the exons ATGGCTGTAGTACAGGAACTTTTCCAGATTCCCAGTGTGGTCACCCTGCTTGTTTCTGTACTGGTGCTTTTGATCCTGTATCTGCTGATCGACACACAAATCCAAGGAAAGGAGCCCCCAGGACCCAGACCTCTGCCTCTTCTGGGAAACCTACTGCAGCTGGATCTCAAGAGGCTCGATCTGTGCCTCTTCCAG CTATCTCAGAAGTATGGGCCTGTCTCCACCATTCACTTTGGCCCAAAGAAAACTGTGGTTCTTGCAGGCTATAAGGCAGTGAAAGAAGCTCTCATCAATTTTGCAGAAGAATTTGGGGACCGGGACATAACGCCTATATTCAAAGATTTTTCAAAAGGGCACG GCATCGCGTTTGCCAATGGAGACTCATGGAAGGAGATGAGGCGCTTTGCTCTGTCCACCCTTCGTGACTTTGGGATGGGAAAACGAGGGATTGAGGACAAAATTATTGAGGAGATCCACTACCTTACAGTGGTGTTTGCAAACTTTAAAG GCAAACCATTTGACACCAGTGAAGCACTGAATCACTCAGTCTCCAACATCATTTCTTCCATCGTCTACGGCAACAGGTTTGAATATGACGACCCAGAGTTCCAGAAGATGGTCTATCTGGCAAAGAAACTTAACGAGCTCCTCGGGGCAACTGGCATTAAT CTGTACAACATGTTTCCAAGTCTGCGCCCTTGGCTGAAGGTATGGACCTCCCTGATGAACACTAGGGAGGAGAACAATGAGCACCAGAGAGAACTTACAAGGAAACTTCAGAAAACTCTGAATGCTGAGGACAAGAGAGGCTTTATAGATGCCTTCCTTCTCCGACAGCAGGAAGTCAAG ACGTCTGGGGAGCCAGTATCCCAGTACTATCATGAGAAGAACCTTCTCTACACCGTGACCAACCTTTATGCAGCTGGAACTGACACCAGTGCGACCACACTGTGCTGGGGGCTGCTGTTTATGGCCAAATACCCCCATATCCAAG ACCGTGTACAGGAGGAGCTGGACAGGGTCATTGGGGGTCGGCAGACTCGAGTGGAGGACAGGAAGAACCTACCATACACAGATGCTGTGATCCATGAGATACAGAGGATGGGCAACATAGTTCCTTTGAATCTCCCACATGTCACAAGCTGTGATGTGGTCTTCCAGGGATACCACATCAGGAAG GGAACTGCTGTCATTCCATTGCTGACATCTGTACTAAGAGATGAGAGTGAATGGGAGAGTCCCAATACCTTCAACCCCGGCCACTTCCTGGATGATCAGGGTCGGTTCAAGAAGAGGGATGCCTTCATGCCCTTCTCTGCAG GACGCCGAATATGCCTTGGAGAGAGTCTGGGCAAGATGGAGATCTTCCTGTTTTTCACGTCGCTCCTGCTGAAGTTCAGATTCACTCCACCTCCTGGGCTGTCTGAATCTGATCTGGACCTCACTCCAACTGTTGGGTTGGTCTCCAACCCGCCTACACATAAATTGTGTGCTGTAAGCCGGGCTTGA
- the LOC140581684 gene encoding cytochrome P450 2K1-like, which produces MTVVQELFQIPSVVTLLVSVLVLLILYLLIDTQIRGKEPPGPRPLPLLGNLLQLDLKRLDLCLFQLSLKYGPVSTIHFGPKKTVVLAGYKAVKEALINFAEEFGDRDITPIFKDYAKGHGIAFANGDSWKELRRFALSTLRDFGMGKRGIEDKIIEEIHYMTEVFSDFTGKPFDTSEALSRSVSNIISSIVYGNRFEYDDPEFQKMVYLAKQRNKLLGAPGINLYNMFPSLRPWLKVWTSLMNTREENNEHQRELTRKLQKTLNAEDKRGFIDAFLLRQQEVKTSGEPVSQYYHEKNLLYTVTNLYAAGTDTSATTLCWALLFMAKYPHIQDRVQEELDRVIGGRQTRVEDRKNLPYTDAVIHEIQRMGNIVPLNLPHVTSCDVVFQGYHIRKGTAVIPLLTSVLRDENEWESPNTFNPGHFLDDQGRFKKRDAFMPFSAGRRICLGESLARMEIFLFFTSLLLKFRFTPPPGLSESDLVLTPTDGLVSNPPSHKLCAVSRA; this is translated from the exons ATGACTGTAGTACAGGAACTTTTCCAGATTCCCAGTGTGGTCACCCTGCTTGTTTCTGTACTGGTGCTTTTGATCCTGTATCTGCTGATCGACACACAAATCCGAGGAAAGGAGCCCCCAGGACCCAGACCTCTGCCTCTTCTGGGAAACCTACTGCAGCTGGATCTCAAGAGGCTCGATCTGTGCCTCTTCCAG CTATCTCTGAAGTATGGGCCTGTCTCCACCATTCACTTTGGCCCAAAGAAAACTGTGGTTCTTGCAGGCTATAAGGCAGTGAAAGAAGCTCTCATCAATTTTGCAGAAGAATTTGGGGACCGGGACATAACGCCTATATTCAAAGATTATGCAAAAGGGCACG GCATCGCGTTTGCCAATGGAGACTCATGGAAGGAGCTGAGGCGCTTTGCTCTGTCCACCCTTCGTGACTTTGGGATGGGAAAACGAGGGATTGAGGACAAAATTATTGAGGAGATCCACTACATGACAGAGGTGTTTTCAGACTTTACAG GCAAACCATTTGACACCAGTGAAGCACTGAGTCGCTCAGTCTCCAACATCATTTCTTCCATCGTCTACGGCAACAGGTTTGAATATGACGATCCAGAGTTCCAGAAGATGGTCTATCTGGCAAAGCAACGTAACAAGCTCCTCGGGGCACCTGGCATTAAT CTGTACAACATGTTTCCAAGTCTGCGCCCTTGGCTGAAGGTATGGACCTCCCTGATGAACACTAGGGAGGAGAACAATGAGCACCAGAGAGAACTTACAAGGAAACTTCAGAAAACTCTGAATGCTGAGGACAAGAGAGGCTTTATAGATGCCTTCCTTCTCCGACAGCAGGAAGTCAAG ACGTCTGGGGAGCCAGTATCCCAGTACTATCATGAGAAGAACCTTCTCTACACCGTGACCAACCTTTATGCAGCTGGAACTGACACCAGTGCGACCACACTGTGCTGGGCGCTGCTGTTTATGGCCAAATACCCCCATATCCAAG ACCGTGTACAGGAGGAGCTGGACAGGGTCATTGGGGGTCGGCAGACTCGAGTGGAGGACAGGAAGAACCTACCATACACAGATGCTGTGATCCATGAGATACAGAGGATGGGCAACATAGTTCCTTTGAATCTCCCACATGTCACAAGCTGTGATGTGGTCTTCCAGGGATACCACATCAGGAAG GGAACTGCTGTCATTCCATTGCTGACATCTGTACTAAGAGATGAGAATGAATGGGAGAGTCCCAATACCTTCAACCCCGGCCACTTCCTGGATGATCAGGGTCGGTTCAAGAAGAGGGATGCCTTCATGCCCTTCTCTGCAG GACGCCGAATATGCCTTGGAGAGAGTCTGGCCAGGATGGAGATCTTCCTGTTTTTCACCTCGCTCCTGCTGAAGTTCAGATTCACTCCACCTCCTGGGCTGTCTGAATCTGATCTGGTCCTTACTCCAACTGATGGGTTGGTCTCCAACCCGCCTTCACATAAATTGTGTGCTGTAAGCCGGGCTTGA
- the LOC111856722 gene encoding cytochrome P450 2K1-like isoform X1, translated as MAVVQELFQIPSVVTLLVSVLVLLILYLLIDTQIRGKEPPGPRPLPLLGNLLQLDLKRLHLCLFQLSQKYGPVSTIHFGPKKTVVLAGYKVVKEALINFAEEFGDRDITPIFKDFSKEHGIVFANGNSWKEMRRFALSTLRDFGMGKRGIEDKIIEEIHYMTEVFADFTGKPFDTSEALNHSVSNIISSIVYGNRFEYDDPEFQKMVYLAKQRNKLLGAPGINLYNMFPSLRPWLKVWTTLMKNMEENIEQQRELTRKLQETLNAEDKRGFIDAFLLRQQEVKKSGEPVSQYYHEKNLLYTVSNLYAAGTDTTATTLCWGLLFMAKYPHIQDRVQEELDRVIGGRQIRVEDRKNLPYTDAVIHEIQRMGNIVPLNIPHVTTCDVVFQGYHIRKGTAVIPLLTSVLRDESEWESPNTFNPGHFLDDQGRFKKRDAFMPFSAGRRVCLGESLARMEIFLFFTSLLLKFRFTPPPRLSESDLDLTPAVGLVSNPPSHKLCALSRV; from the exons ATGGCTGTAGTACAGGAACTTTTCCAGATTCCCAGTGTGGTCACCCTGCTTGTTTCTGTACTGGTGCTTTTGATCCTGTATCTGCTGATCGACACACAAATCCGAGGAAAGGAGCCCCCAGGACCCAGACCTCTGCCTCTTCTGGGAAACCTACTGCAACTGGATCTCAAGAGGCTCCATCTGTGCCTCTTCCAG CTATCTCAGAAGTATGGGCCTGTCTCCACCATTCACTTTGGCCCAAAGAAAACTGTGGTTCTTGCAGGCTATAAGGTAGTGAAAGAAGCTCTCATCAATTTTGCAGAAGAATTTGGGGACCGGGACATAACGCCTATATTCAAAGATTTTTCAAAAGAGCACG GCATCGTGTTTGCCAATGGAAACTCATGGAAGGAGATGAGGCGCTTTGCTCTGTCCACCCTTCGTGACTTTGGGATGGGAAAACGAGGGATTGAGGACAAAATTATTGAAGAGATCCACTACATGACAGAGGTGTTTGCAGACTTTACAG GCAAACCATTTGACACCAGTGAAGCACTGAATCACTCAGTCTCCAACATCATTTCTTCCATCGTCTATGGCAACAGGTTTGAATATGACGACCCAGAGTTCCAGAAGATGGTCTATCTGGCAAAGCAACGTAACAAGCTCCTCGGGGCACCTGGCATTAAT CTGTACAACATGTTTCCAAGTCTGCGCCCTTGGCTGAAGGTATGGACCACCCTGATGAAGAATATGGAGGAGAACATAGAGCAGCAGAGAGAACTTACAAGGAAACTTCAGGAAACTCTGAATGCTGAGGACAAGAGAGGCTTTATAGATGCCTTCCTTCTCCGACAGCAGGAAGTCAAG AAGTCTGGGGAGCCAGTATCCCAGTACTATCATGAGAAGAACCTTCTCTACACCGTGTCCAACCTTTATGCAGCTGGAACTGACACCACTGCAACTACACTGTGCTGGGGGCTGCTGTTTATGGCCAAATACCCCCATATCCAAG ACCGTGTACAGGAGGAGCTGGACAGGGTCATTGGGGGTCGGCAGATTCGAGTGGAGGACAGGAAGAACCTACCATACACAGATGCTGTGATCCATGAGATACAGAGGATGGGCAACATAGTTCCTTTGAATATCCCACATGTCACAACCTGTGACGTGGTCTTCCAGGGATACCACATCAGGAAG GGAACTGCTGTCATTCCATTGCTGACATCTGTACTAAGAGATGAGAGTGAATGGGAGAGTCCCAATACCTTCAACCCCGGCCACTTCCTGGATGATCAGGGTCGGTTCAAGAAGAGGGATGCCTTCATGCCCTTCTCTGCAG GACGCAGAGTATGCCTTGGAGAGAGTCTGGCCAGGATGGAGATCTTCCTCTTCTTCACCTCGCTCCTGCTGAAGTTCAGGTTCACTCCACCTCCTAGGTTGTCTGAATCTGATCTGGACCTCACTCCAGCTGTTGGGTTGGTCTCCAACCCACCTTCACATAAATTGTGTGCTCTAAGCCGGGTTTGA
- the LOC111856722 gene encoding cytochrome P450 2K1-like isoform X2 — protein sequence MAVVQELFQIPSVVTLLVSVLVLLILYLLIDTQIRGKEPPGPRPLPLLGNLLQLDLKRLHLCLFQLSQKYGPVSTIHFGPKKTVVLAGYKVVKEALINFAEEFGDRDITPIFKDFSKEHGIVFANGNSWKEMRRFALSTLRDFGMGKRGIEDKIIEEIHYMTEVFADFTGKPFDTSEALNHSVSNIISSIVYGNRFEYDDPEFQKMVYLAKQRNKLLGAPGINVWTTLMKNMEENIEQQRELTRKLQETLNAEDKRGFIDAFLLRQQEVKKSGEPVSQYYHEKNLLYTVSNLYAAGTDTTATTLCWGLLFMAKYPHIQDRVQEELDRVIGGRQIRVEDRKNLPYTDAVIHEIQRMGNIVPLNIPHVTTCDVVFQGYHIRKGTAVIPLLTSVLRDESEWESPNTFNPGHFLDDQGRFKKRDAFMPFSAGRRVCLGESLARMEIFLFFTSLLLKFRFTPPPRLSESDLDLTPAVGLVSNPPSHKLCALSRV from the exons ATGGCTGTAGTACAGGAACTTTTCCAGATTCCCAGTGTGGTCACCCTGCTTGTTTCTGTACTGGTGCTTTTGATCCTGTATCTGCTGATCGACACACAAATCCGAGGAAAGGAGCCCCCAGGACCCAGACCTCTGCCTCTTCTGGGAAACCTACTGCAACTGGATCTCAAGAGGCTCCATCTGTGCCTCTTCCAG CTATCTCAGAAGTATGGGCCTGTCTCCACCATTCACTTTGGCCCAAAGAAAACTGTGGTTCTTGCAGGCTATAAGGTAGTGAAAGAAGCTCTCATCAATTTTGCAGAAGAATTTGGGGACCGGGACATAACGCCTATATTCAAAGATTTTTCAAAAGAGCACG GCATCGTGTTTGCCAATGGAAACTCATGGAAGGAGATGAGGCGCTTTGCTCTGTCCACCCTTCGTGACTTTGGGATGGGAAAACGAGGGATTGAGGACAAAATTATTGAAGAGATCCACTACATGACAGAGGTGTTTGCAGACTTTACAG GCAAACCATTTGACACCAGTGAAGCACTGAATCACTCAGTCTCCAACATCATTTCTTCCATCGTCTATGGCAACAGGTTTGAATATGACGACCCAGAGTTCCAGAAGATGGTCTATCTGGCAAAGCAACGTAACAAGCTCCTCGGGGCACCTGGCATTAAT GTATGGACCACCCTGATGAAGAATATGGAGGAGAACATAGAGCAGCAGAGAGAACTTACAAGGAAACTTCAGGAAACTCTGAATGCTGAGGACAAGAGAGGCTTTATAGATGCCTTCCTTCTCCGACAGCAGGAAGTCAAG AAGTCTGGGGAGCCAGTATCCCAGTACTATCATGAGAAGAACCTTCTCTACACCGTGTCCAACCTTTATGCAGCTGGAACTGACACCACTGCAACTACACTGTGCTGGGGGCTGCTGTTTATGGCCAAATACCCCCATATCCAAG ACCGTGTACAGGAGGAGCTGGACAGGGTCATTGGGGGTCGGCAGATTCGAGTGGAGGACAGGAAGAACCTACCATACACAGATGCTGTGATCCATGAGATACAGAGGATGGGCAACATAGTTCCTTTGAATATCCCACATGTCACAACCTGTGACGTGGTCTTCCAGGGATACCACATCAGGAAG GGAACTGCTGTCATTCCATTGCTGACATCTGTACTAAGAGATGAGAGTGAATGGGAGAGTCCCAATACCTTCAACCCCGGCCACTTCCTGGATGATCAGGGTCGGTTCAAGAAGAGGGATGCCTTCATGCCCTTCTCTGCAG GACGCAGAGTATGCCTTGGAGAGAGTCTGGCCAGGATGGAGATCTTCCTCTTCTTCACCTCGCTCCTGCTGAAGTTCAGGTTCACTCCACCTCCTAGGTTGTCTGAATCTGATCTGGACCTCACTCCAGCTGTTGGGTTGGTCTCCAACCCACCTTCACATAAATTGTGTGCTCTAAGCCGGGTTTGA